From one Mustela nigripes isolate SB6536 chromosome 16, MUSNIG.SB6536, whole genome shotgun sequence genomic stretch:
- the B4GALNT2 gene encoding beta-1,4 N-acetylgalactosaminyltransferase 2 isoform X3 — MEAGQRQNPANGYVSCPRGPATRGSPAPSFHRRKREGLRWSGGWTRGPHGLCRYVRGRQKSLYQPRRRRGPRYRLEDGRRRAGWGAALQPGAGALGLGTCNKDPPRQPREEGGASDAVTALLSRLLQPLPIRGSGYALHLRGPRQRGPLCPLGPPTRRRLAGSGQKMLHSPGRWGRCSVARMRFPPQPLHLLAGHPTLRQFPRPKSGVNDCTHSPLRAVVTSKWHNAKKACSAEKVPNKYHQRGLWAFSPPSPDPQGVGPCRIRGSPNDDTDALADGSQEFAWGSRRGGRASARRRFRDDLVQRGGKGTGRRFEPLLFLDRRIPGHPDFTVGKLDMEVASGPGEGVARVSQTWESGGAWVAQWVKPLPSAQVMIPGSWNRAPRRALSLAGSLLLPLSLPASLPTCDLSVSLCQINK; from the exons atggaGGCGGGGCAGAGGCAAAACCCGGCGAACGGATATGTGAGCTGTCCGCGGGGCCCCGCGACTCGGGGTTCGCCTGCACCCAGCTTCCAccgaaggaagagggaggggctgCGGTGGTCGGGAGGCTGGACTAGGGGACCGCACGGATTGTGTCGCTATGTGAGGGGGAGACAGAAGTCCCTTTACCAGCCTAGGAGGAGAAGAGGTCCCAGATACAGGCTGGAAGATGGCCGGAgaagggcggggtggggagcGGCGCTGCAGCCTGGAGCGGGAGCGCTCGGCCTCGGGACGTGCAACAAGGACCCGCCCCGACAGCcccgggaggagggaggagcgAGCGACGCTGTGACCGCGCTCCTGTCccgcctcctccagcccctgcctaTTCGGGGTTCGGGGTACGCGCTCCATCTGCGCGGTCCCCGGCAGAGAGGGCCCCTCTGTCCACTTGGTCCCCCGACGCGGCGGAGACTGGCCGGCTCGGGACAGAAAATGCTCCACTCGCCGGGGAGGTGGGGGCGCTGCTCAGTCGCCCGGATGCggttcccaccccagcccctccacctcctggcTGGTCACCCCACTTTGCGTCAGTTTCCCCGTCCTAAAAGTGGGGTTAATGACTGTACTCACTCTCCTCTTAGGGCCGTTGTGACAAGTAAGTGGCACAACGCAAAAAAAGCGTGTAGCGCCGAGAAAGTCCCTAACAAGTATCACCAGCGGGGGCTGTGGGCCTTCTCTCCACCTTCTCCAGATCCCCAGGGCGTGGGCCCGTGTAGGATTCGGGGATCCCCAAACGACGACACCGACGCTCTGGCGGACGG TTCCCAGGAATTTGCCTGGGGCAGTCGGCGGGGTGGCCGGGCCAGCGCCAGGCGGCGGTTTCGGGATGACCTGGTGCAG CGCGGCGGGAAGGGGACAGGACGCCGTTTCGAGCCCCTGCTCTTTCTCGATCGCCGCATCCCAGGGCACCCTGATTTTACAGTCGGAAAATTGGACATGGAGGTTGCCTCTGGTCCCGGGGAAGGTGTCGCTCGGGTGTCCCAAACGTGGGAATcgggcggtgcctgggtggctcagtgggttaagcctctgccttcggcccaggtcatgatcccagggtcctggaatcgagccccacgtcgggctctctccttggcggggagcctgcttctccctctctctctacctgcctctctgcctacttgtgacctctctgtctctctctgtcaaataaacaaataa